One segment of Mycolicibacterium neworleansense DNA contains the following:
- a CDS encoding AbrB family transcriptional regulator encodes MTRILRWLLLVAATAAVTVPLDLIGVPSAALFAGLAVGIALALASLAPERMPRPAGVIAQGVLGVYIGTMVHRDAVSALGSDWVIVLVITVATLLLSIVAGGLLGLHRDVSPLTGSLALVAGGASGLVAIARELGGDDRVVSVVQYLRVALVTATIPLVVTLVFRADRSHPASAPAETDSAPWYLSLVMLAVIVAVGAVGGRWVRLPGAGLLGPLALTVALQLTGLSFGLAVPALLVQAAYMVIGWQAGIAFTRDSLRAIGRILPLALTLIVVLGVATAGLGVVLADVTGRTQLEGYLATSPGGVYAVLATAVETGSNVTFIIAAQVLRVLLMLFVAPLMARTMARLGRRRSRSLQPAGR; translated from the coding sequence ATGACGCGGATACTGCGGTGGCTGCTTCTCGTTGCCGCCACGGCCGCCGTCACCGTCCCGCTCGATCTCATCGGAGTCCCCTCGGCCGCGTTGTTCGCCGGGCTGGCGGTGGGCATCGCGCTGGCGCTCGCCTCGTTGGCCCCGGAACGGATGCCCCGCCCGGCCGGCGTGATCGCCCAAGGCGTGCTCGGCGTCTACATCGGCACGATGGTCCATCGCGACGCCGTCAGCGCGCTCGGGTCGGATTGGGTGATCGTGCTGGTGATCACCGTGGCCACGTTGCTGTTGAGCATCGTCGCCGGCGGGCTGCTCGGGCTGCACCGCGACGTCAGCCCGTTGACCGGGTCGCTGGCGCTGGTGGCCGGGGGTGCGTCGGGCCTGGTGGCCATCGCCCGCGAACTCGGCGGCGATGATCGCGTCGTCTCCGTCGTCCAATATCTGCGGGTGGCCCTTGTCACCGCGACCATTCCACTCGTGGTGACCTTGGTCTTTCGCGCCGACCGGTCGCATCCCGCGTCGGCACCGGCTGAAACCGACTCGGCACCTTGGTATCTGAGCCTGGTGATGCTGGCCGTCATCGTCGCGGTCGGGGCCGTCGGCGGGCGGTGGGTCAGACTTCCCGGCGCCGGGCTGCTCGGCCCGCTGGCCCTGACGGTGGCACTGCAACTCACCGGCCTGTCCTTCGGGCTGGCGGTCCCGGCGCTGCTGGTGCAGGCCGCCTACATGGTGATCGGCTGGCAGGCCGGCATCGCCTTCACCCGCGACTCGTTGCGTGCGATCGGCCGGATACTGCCGCTCGCGCTGACCCTCATCGTGGTGCTCGGCGTGGCCACGGCCGGGCTCGGTGTGGTGCTGGCCGACGTCACCGGCAGGACGCAGCTCGAGGGTTACCTGGCGACCAGTCCGGGCGGGGTCTACGCGGTGCTGGCGACCGCGGTGGAAACCGGTTCCAACGTCACCTTCATCATCGCGGCCCAGGTGTTGCGGGTCCTGCTGATGCTGTTCGTGGCGCCGCTGATGGCGCGGACGATGGCCCGGCTGGGCAGGCGGCGCAGCCGGTCGCTGCAGCCAGCCGGTAGATGA
- a CDS encoding MarR family winged helix-turn-helix transcriptional regulator, whose protein sequence is MAATSATELRESMMAVARQMRRHRPDHGLTLSQLELLGETSRSGTTTPAEMGARLHVRAQSLTDSINELVRRGLIVRRPDDNDRRRQLIEITAAGTALLQADRDERDAWLHATMRENLTDLEFDLLMLVAPVLRKLAYSDAAAGTLGA, encoded by the coding sequence ATGGCAGCGACATCGGCGACTGAACTACGTGAGTCGATGATGGCGGTGGCCCGCCAGATGCGGCGTCACCGACCAGATCACGGCCTGACCCTGAGCCAGTTGGAACTGCTGGGCGAGACCAGCCGCAGCGGAACCACCACCCCGGCCGAGATGGGCGCCCGGCTGCACGTCCGGGCGCAGTCACTGACCGACAGCATCAACGAACTCGTACGCCGTGGGCTGATCGTCCGCCGCCCCGACGACAACGACCGGCGCCGCCAGCTCATCGAGATCACCGCGGCGGGGACGGCGTTGCTGCAGGCCGACCGTGACGAGCGGGACGCCTGGCTGCACGCCACCATGCGGGAGAACCTGACCGATCTGGAGTTCGATCTGCTGATGCTGGTGGCACCGGTCCTGCGCAAGCTGGCGTACTCCGACGCCGCGGCGGGCACACTTGGGGCATGA
- a CDS encoding phospho-sugar mutase, translated as MTSIATAAADWIAHDPDPQTAAELSACNPDELDRRFSQPLTFGTAGLRGPLRGGPDAMNLAVVMRTTWALTQVLKDHGLGGSLVVVGRDARHQSDEFALAAAEVLAAEGFNILLMMAAVPTPVVAYSVRHLPAAAGIQITASHNPPTDNGYKVFLDGGMQLISPADREIESAIARAPHADEIPRVAVETGGLKQIHGYIERAARVRRSTGSVRIALTPLHGVGGEYALDALALAGFDDVHVVEDQFNPDPDFPTVSYPNPEEPGAVDALLALADDVDAEIAIALDPDADRCAVGVPGPDGWRMLTGDETGWLLGDYILSQLEPGPVSEAAMVASTVVSSRMLASIAAAHGAQHAETLTGFKWLARAETPGTTLVYAYEEAIGHCVDPASVRDKDGISAAILAADLVAALRDQGRTMLDALDDLAKVHGVHVTGAVTRHVDDAEAAMTRLRSGPPTELAGIAVTVEDLQERRGQQRTDALVFTGSDAGTSVRVVVRPSGTEPKLKSYTEVRCAPTDDLNTARTHAQKLSQDLADAAARW; from the coding sequence ATGACCTCCATCGCGACCGCCGCCGCCGATTGGATCGCACATGACCCTGACCCGCAGACCGCGGCCGAATTGTCCGCCTGCAACCCGGATGAGCTCGACCGTCGATTCAGTCAGCCCTTGACCTTCGGCACCGCCGGGTTGCGTGGCCCGTTGCGGGGTGGGCCCGACGCCATGAACCTGGCCGTCGTCATGCGCACCACGTGGGCGCTGACCCAGGTCCTCAAGGACCATGGCCTGGGCGGGTCGCTCGTGGTGGTCGGCCGTGACGCCCGGCACCAGTCCGACGAATTCGCGCTGGCGGCGGCCGAAGTGCTTGCCGCCGAGGGGTTCAACATCCTGCTGATGATGGCCGCGGTCCCGACGCCGGTGGTCGCCTACAGCGTTCGTCATCTGCCTGCCGCGGCCGGCATCCAGATCACCGCGTCGCACAATCCCCCGACGGACAACGGCTACAAGGTGTTTCTCGACGGCGGCATGCAATTGATCTCCCCCGCCGACCGCGAGATCGAGAGCGCAATCGCCCGGGCCCCGCACGCAGACGAGATCCCCAGGGTCGCCGTGGAAACCGGCGGACTGAAGCAGATCCACGGCTACATCGAGCGGGCCGCCCGGGTGCGCCGCAGCACCGGCTCGGTGCGGATCGCACTGACGCCGCTGCATGGTGTCGGCGGCGAATACGCCCTTGATGCACTGGCGCTGGCGGGGTTCGACGATGTGCACGTGGTCGAGGACCAGTTCAATCCGGATCCGGACTTCCCCACCGTCAGCTACCCCAATCCCGAGGAACCCGGGGCGGTCGACGCGCTGCTGGCGCTGGCCGACGACGTCGACGCCGAGATCGCGATCGCACTCGATCCCGATGCCGACCGGTGCGCGGTCGGAGTTCCCGGCCCGGACGGATGGCGCATGCTCACCGGTGACGAAACCGGCTGGCTGCTGGGCGATTACATCCTGTCCCAGCTGGAGCCCGGCCCGGTCAGCGAAGCCGCGATGGTGGCCAGCACGGTGGTTTCTTCGAGGATGCTGGCGTCGATCGCGGCGGCCCACGGGGCCCAGCACGCCGAAACCCTCACCGGGTTCAAATGGTTGGCCCGCGCCGAGACACCGGGCACCACCCTGGTCTACGCATACGAAGAGGCGATCGGGCATTGCGTCGACCCGGCCTCGGTACGCGACAAGGACGGGATCAGCGCCGCGATACTGGCCGCCGACCTCGTGGCCGCGCTGCGCGATCAGGGTCGCACGATGCTCGACGCCCTCGATGATCTGGCGAAGGTGCACGGCGTGCACGTCACCGGTGCGGTCACGCGGCACGTCGATGACGCCGAGGCGGCCATGACGCGGTTGCGCTCGGGGCCACCGACCGAACTGGCCGGCATCGCCGTCACCGTCGAGGACCTGCAGGAGCGGCGCGGGCAACAGCGTACGGACGCCCTGGTCTTCACCGGCAGCGATGCCGGTACATCGGTGCGGGTGGTGGTGCGCCCGTCGGGAACCGAGCCGAAGCTCAAGTCCTACACCGAGGTCCGCTGCGCACCGACCGACGATCTGAACACCGCCCGGACGCACGCCCAGAAGCTCAGCCAGGACCTCGCCGACGCCGCGGCGCGCTGGTAG
- the upp gene encoding uracil phosphoribosyltransferase, with protein MDVRVVEHPLAAARLTTLRDERTDNAGFRAALRDLTLMLVYEATRDAACEQIPVRTPVTDTTGSRLANPPLLVPVLRAGLGMVDQAHALIPEAQVGFVGMARDETTHQPTPYLASLPDDLSTRSVFILDPMLATGGSMAYTIDLLKERNAVDITAVCVVCAPQGIAAIEKVAPDMRLVTATIDEGLNEIAYIVPGLGDAGDRQFGPR; from the coding sequence GATGTACGCGTCGTCGAGCACCCTCTGGCCGCCGCGCGGCTGACCACCCTGCGCGACGAGCGGACTGATAACGCCGGGTTCCGTGCGGCGCTGCGCGACCTGACCCTGATGCTGGTGTACGAGGCCACCCGTGACGCGGCATGTGAGCAGATCCCGGTGCGCACCCCGGTGACCGACACCACCGGCTCACGCCTGGCCAATCCGCCGCTGCTGGTGCCGGTGTTACGGGCCGGCCTGGGGATGGTCGATCAGGCGCATGCACTGATTCCCGAGGCGCAGGTGGGTTTCGTCGGGATGGCGCGCGACGAGACGACGCATCAGCCGACGCCATACCTGGCCTCGCTGCCCGACGACCTGAGCACGCGGTCGGTGTTCATCCTCGATCCGATGCTGGCGACCGGCGGCTCGATGGCCTACACCATCGACCTGCTCAAAGAACGCAACGCCGTCGACATCACCGCGGTGTGTGTGGTGTGTGCACCGCAGGGCATCGCCGCGATCGAGAAGGTTGCCCCAGATATGCGGCTGGTCACCGCCACGATCGACGAGGGGCTCAACGAGATCGCCTACATCGTGCCGGGCCTCGGCGACGCCGGGGACCGGCAGTTCGGCCCGCGCTGA